The proteins below come from a single Streptomyces sp. SCSIO 75703 genomic window:
- the epsC gene encoding serine O-acetyltransferase EpsC: protein MSADASREGLLRRARQVLDVVVARDPSTRSRREALLHPTVTALLGHRVARRLYGRGHFATARLVSVLAKGLTGGIEIHPGARIGRRFFVDHGAGVVIGETAVIGDDVSLFHQVTLGSRGWWHDREQGLADGRRRHPRLGNGVTVGAGATLLGPITVGDDALIGAMALVTADVPKGGKVRAAVPGAAP, encoded by the coding sequence GTGAGCGCTGACGCCTCCCGCGAGGGACTGCTGCGACGCGCCCGCCAGGTCCTCGACGTGGTCGTGGCCCGCGACCCCTCCACCCGTTCCCGGCGCGAGGCCCTGCTGCACCCGACCGTGACCGCCCTGCTCGGCCACCGGGTGGCCCGCCGGCTGTACGGGCGCGGCCACTTCGCCACCGCCCGCCTGGTCTCCGTACTGGCGAAGGGCCTCACGGGCGGCATCGAGATCCACCCCGGGGCCCGGATCGGGCGGCGCTTCTTCGTCGACCACGGCGCCGGCGTCGTGATCGGCGAGACGGCGGTCATCGGTGACGACGTGTCGCTCTTCCACCAGGTGACACTGGGGTCGCGCGGATGGTGGCACGACAGGGAGCAGGGGCTCGCGGACGGCCGGCGCCGGCATCCACGCCTCGGCAACGGGGTGACGGTCGGGGCCGGGGCGACGCTGCTCGGACCGATCACCGTGGGGGACGACGCGCTGATCGGGGCGATGGCGCTCGTCACGGCCGACGTGCCGAAGGGCGGCAAGGTCCGGGCCGCCGTCCCCGGGGCCGCGCCCTGA